In the genome of Primulina tabacum isolate GXHZ01 chromosome 13, ASM2559414v2, whole genome shotgun sequence, the window GGTCAGTGGTTCACAACTTTCTATGCTTCATTGAATTATATTGATGATAATTCGTTATTGGAGTAGTGGCATGTCAAGACCGAAAATTTTCGATTCTATTCTACGAATTCCTGTTGTTTCTGTATGTTTTCTGAGGTGGGTTCGGTGTTTCTGGTCCGGGTTTTCCCAGAATCTTGTTTGTTTTTTCTAACATTTGTGTGTAGATGTGTTTGGATTTTGGTATTATGCTCAAGGTTTAGAAAGTTCTACCAAGTGGGTCCTTTCAACCCATTAGGGGAAGCAGGAAAAATAATGTGAAGTATAGAGTTCATGAAGATCggtgaaagaaattataaattttcctTGTCATGGAATTACTAAGGAGACCGAATTCAATCCAGAATGCAAAATTCCCAAGATTTAAATGTAGATTTGTGTTTTTGTGGTTTTAAGAATTTTCGCGAATTGTGGAACAGCCGAGGAGAGGTATCTGTTTTTTTTGTCTGCTTAATATTTTGGTACTTAAGGAGCTACTTCTTGATCTACAGTGGGTACGTTATTAGGAGCCATGACTGGAGCACTGATCGGTCAAGAGACTGAGAGTGGATTTGTGAGAGGGGCTTCGGTTGGTGCCATATCAGGGGCTGTGTTTTCACTCCAGGTCTTTGAATCGTCCCTACTTCTATGGCAGTCCGAAGAATCCGGGATTCAATGTGTCTTATATCCGGTATCATTTATCGATAAATCTTTACAAGCAACTCACACCTTTGAAAGCTAAAATCAACGGCGTTCAATTTCAATGAGCTTTCCTCAAGATTACTTGAATGTATGctattatttaatgaaattataacCGGTAATTTGCATTGTACAGATTGAAGTGATAGCAAGCCTTCTGAGTGGTAGACTTGTTCGGGAGCAAATTGGTCCTGCTATGCTTAGCGCTGTGCAAAGTCAGGTATTATGCTGCTCATTAGCCACGTAGATTGATCACGACTTTTGTTTTGCGAAAAAACTCACTGTGCTATAATAATTGACACTTTGATTAGCCATGGTCAGTTTACTAGTTAAATTGAGTTCTTTGACTCTAATAAGTTTCTTTTGTTGATCAGATGCTAGCCATTGATGCAACATTTGAAGAATCCCCAAACATTTTTGACATGGGTGGGACAAATGGTTTGTTGGAAGAGACTGTCAAAAATATCCCAAAGATAAGAATGACCGTAGACGACATTGCTGATACTTCTGGGGAGGGAGTCTCTTGTTCAGTCTGCCTTCAGGTGTTTCCTTAGTTCCGTCCCCAGTACTCTTCATTCTTTTGCTCTTATGTTTGGATAAAAAGGATTTCATCAAGGAaaatctgaatcaatttcatAGATTCTTACCCCATATTCCTTTCAAGAAAAAACAagcagtttaaaatattttaaattttgtttgaaATGATGATATGAAATGAGGAAAGTCTAAGTAGCAGAAGATGTAATACAAAATATGTTTAGATAATTCTCTCTTTAATAAAATCCCATATCCCATTGTTGCCAATGTTGATCAATTGAACTGAACTGGAGCTATTCTTTTGAATTTATACAGGATTTTCAAATAGGGGAGACCGTGCGAAATTTGCCCCATTGTCACCACTTGTTTCATCTACCTTGCATCGATACTTGGCTGGTAAGACATGGTTCTTGCCCATTGTGCAGAAGAGATCTGTGATGCTGCTCTCTGTGAATTGCAAGCGCTCGTGTTTTTATTTTAGGATTCCTCTGTACAGCTTTATGTATGTTGTTTCGAGCACCACGTACTGGATataaattttgtaaataaaGTTTTTGAGTTGAGACTGTTTCCCCGTATCCTGCTGACATGTGCATGTAATTGTCGCCGTGCTTGTGATTCATCTTTCGTCTGAATATTCTATATTTACAAGTATCTTATGTTCTTGATTGTTCGAATCAAGGATTTGACGAGGAAAACGAAACTTGATAAATGAAGTTTCAATTTTGTTGAGATCGGTTTGGTCAATTCCTTGAAACAACTTTTAATCTACTGCCTTTAAATATATGAAagagaatatgattttaaaagtctctctctctctctctctctctctctctctgtcTGGAGGGGTGGGGTGGGGTGGTTTGGGGTTGATAATTTGATAATACACCATGAATTAATGGAAATTAAAGTAGTTATGATGAATTTGAAGGAAATGGGCATCGTGAACCGAAGGATTATCTGTTCTTCCCGGTGGGGATCCTGACCACTCGTATCTGCTGCATCCACTTGATTCTCTACCCTCCATTTTCTGCatttatacaaatacatatacatcaacATTTTATTTAGATCAAGGAACATGCATCAGTGGAAGGGGAGGTTTTTTAAAAGGTCTTACTGTGTGTTTGTCGGCGATTATGGTGAGAATTCCACTCCTATCACAATTCAGTGGGCTGCAGATCAAATTAACAACGAAATCAAGTTTGTAGTGCAGCCATGTGATGATGTTGATATTAAAGCATAAATATGGATGAAATTCTATGTATAAAATAAAACAGAGCTACGTAGATATACATGTAATGTATAACATGT includes:
- the LOC142523377 gene encoding NEP1-interacting protein-like 1 — its product is MNESMEIYAYPRHSLPPSSSSSAAESCFLGSLVNKIKEFVRFAVSAVVGNVFSAILTFFFALVGTLLGAMTGALIGQETESGFVRGASVGAISGAVFSLQVFESSLLLWQSEESGIQCVLYPIEVIASLLSGRLVREQIGPAMLSAVQSQMLAIDATFEESPNIFDMGGTNGLLEETVKNIPKIRMTVDDIADTSGEGVSCSVCLQDFQIGETVRNLPHCHHLFHLPCIDTWLVRHGSCPLCRRDL